The Rhododendron vialii isolate Sample 1 chromosome 6a, ASM3025357v1 genome includes a window with the following:
- the LOC131330069 gene encoding senescence-specific cysteine protease SAG39-like → MASTNKYQCIGFAVLLILGALASQATSRSIKDASISEKHRQWMAHYGRVCKDTEEEEKRLKIFKDNVEYIESFNKAANKSYKLAVNQSADLTNEEFKLRNGFKSHGYSTVASSFKYENVTATPSCMDWRKEGVVTPVKDQGDCGSCWAFSAVAAVEGINALKNGKLISLSEQELVDCDINGGDHGCQGGLMDYAFQFIQKNQGLTTEANYPYSGTNGTCQRNKAAQHAAKITGYEDVPTNNESSLLKAVANQPISVAIDAGGPDFQFYSSGVFTGECGIALDHGVTAIGYGTSDDGTKYWLVKNSWGVGWGEEGNMRMQRDIDAKEGLCGIAMQSSYPTA, encoded by the exons ATGGCTTCCACAAACAAGTACCAATGCATCGGCTTCGCTGTGCTACTCATTTTGGGAGCTTTGGCTTCTCAAGCTACATCTCGTTCCATCAAAGATGCATCCATTTCTGAGAAGCATAGGCAATGGATGGCTCATTATGGACGTGTATGCAAGGATACCGAGGAAGAGGAGAAACGATTGAAGATTTTCAAGGACAATGTGGAGTATATAGAATCCTTCAACAAAGCCGCAAACAAGTCATATAAGCTTGCCGTTAATCAATCTGCAGATCTTACGAATGAAGAGTTCAAACTACGCAACGGATTCAAGAGCCATGGTTATTCCACAGTAGCATCTTCTTTTAAATATGAAAATGTGACTGCAACGCCATCGTGCATGGATTGGAGGAAGGAAGGGGTGGTAACACCTGTTAAAGACCAAGGCGATTGTG GAAGTTGTTGGGCATTTTCTGCTGTGGCAGCTGTGGAAGGAATAAATGCATTGAAAAATGGCAAGTTAATCTCATTGTCTGAGCAAGAGCTAGTTGACTGTGACATCAATGGTGGTGATCATGGCTGCCAAGGTGGTCTCATGGATTATGCATTCCAATTTATCCAAAAGAATCAGGGCCTTACCACCGAAGCAAACTACCCTTACAGCGGAACTAATGGCACATGCCAAAGAAACAAAGCAGCTCAACATGCAGCCAAGATAACTGGCTATGAAGACGTCCCAACAAACAATGAGAGTTCTTTGTTGAAGGCTGTTGCGAACCAACCAATCTCTGTGGCCATCGATGCAGGAGGACCTGACTTTCAGTTCTACTCAAGTGGTGTCTTTACAGGAGAATGTGGCATTGCCCTTGACCATGGTGTAACAGCTATTGGATATGGAACTAGCGACGATGGAACCAAGTACTGGCTAGTAAAGAACTCATGGGGTGTAGGCTGGGGTGAGGAAGGGAACATGCGTATGCAAAGGGATATTGATGCAAAAGAAGGCCTTTGTGGTATCGCAATGCAATCTTCATACCCTACAGCATAA